The region TAAATAGTCAGGTTACACTGGCTTCCCTTCAGCAAACCACCCTCCTTCTTTTCTTAACACCCCTCTTTCCTCACCCGTAATAATCTCTGTACAGTTTATAAAAGCTGGGGACACTGAAATTATTAGAAGACTCCCAAAGCTGTAGATGTAactcatttatcattttttacTCATTAGAGAAATGGACATAATGGCAATAAGAACCTTAGTATCCTGAAGTTGCCAACAGCCTTGTAACTAACTAAACCGACTAAACTTTCAGCTCAATTAAAAAAGTGTCAACCCAAAAACAGACCTACATAGTCGCACAAAGATTCAGGGCTCAAAAACCTGCACGGTGATTATTTACTGTATGCTTTCGGTGTACCCTGCCATACATgcagctatttaaaaaaaaaaaaagggggggggggggggggggggggtaagggATACCCCAGTTCCTGTTATCATTTCTGTGCTCAAGCTGGTAATTATCATCTCAATAGCACCTAGACTGAGAATAACAGCTCCGACAAACACATCAAGAGCAGCCTTGGTTTTGTTTAATGATGAATATAATTGAATGTGTCCAGATGATTTATTCTAtggctttcttctttttgttcccTGTGGCGTGATGCTTCATGTTACCGACCAGCTGTAGCACAGTACTCTGCTGCCCTCtccctttattttcatttaacacCCTCATGCTGCAAGTCTGAAGGTTGCATCTGTCAGGAACGCCACCTGCTGGGTGGAAATCCAGGCCACAGAGATACCATATATCGTGAAAAGACGTTTCTTATTgcttaaaaacataaagtaGTGAACAGATATTCTGGGATATTCCGACTTTACTAATCTGTTCAGTCAGTGAAAGTGGACTGCATGCAGGgcacaaaacataaaatcatcAAGGAGCGATTCTCTGTTATCAGGATAATAAACTGGCTCAGGTTGCAAATACTGCAGCGTCAGAGCTGACAGGAACTGGGTAAAGGGATCATTTCTCTCCCATGTAGTCTGCAGTGGTTCTCTGTAACATCCTGAATAGAATTTTAAATCCTCTTTCTCACCTACAGAAGTGTTAAAGAACTTGTGGTTCTTTGAATCCCAGTCAGCCTTCAGCTCAGCTCCTCTGCTGGTGAACCAGGAAGTGGGATCATTCAGGGTCTTGTCGTCCTGGCTCAGGTGAAGTATGCTGCTATGGGCCTGtgcctctttccttctctctgaaGCTGCAGGATCCAGTTCTGTCATTACAACActcattataattatttatgttttaattgctgctgttgttgttgttgatgaaaaTTGGCCTCAGTATGAATATTTCTAATATTATTTTAACTATAACAATCACACTTAAATGAGCTTTAATTACGGAAAATGCTGGTTTCTTCCCTACAAAGTACCTTGAGATTTATTAAGTACGTTGTGATTTGGccctataaaaataaaaactgaattgaCTTGAAAAGTAACCTTTATTTAATCTCTTACTCATGTAAGTGTTCAGCACTCTCTGGCCTGTTTTCCATCACGCTGTCACTATACACCCAACCTGCTAATGTGTGATAAATGACAATGAGCCAGAAGCAAAGCCTGCCCTTGCACCCACTTTGTATTGCTTCAAGGGTAAGCTTATGAAATATCAGCCAAAAGGGAAACAGAGCTTCTGATGTTTGCTGACTGAATCAGTCTGATTGCTTGCAGGCCTGTCACCTCATCACCAACACCAGCCTTGTTCAACTCAATGCAGACTGCAGTTCCACTACTAGTTCCAGTCTTCAGCGTGAGCTACAGAGGAGAACTGTTGAAAACTGAGGGCCCACATGGTGCAGAAGGAAATGAACCAAAATCAGCTGCTGACACAGTGTCTGAAGCGGAAATCAACATTATGGCCTGGCATCTGTCAGTTTTTGTCTGAGCTGAGCtcctttgttgtgttgtctgtgggAACAGGCCGACTGTTTGCTGCCACCATGTGACAGCAGAGGTTCCCTGCAGAAGTTTCTCATCATCTCGGCTGCCTTCAGAGAAAGCATTTATTGTTTTGGCACCTTGATTGATTCTTTTCACTATAACCTCTGTGAGGCCTGGGACAGATCAGAGCAATCAATTTAAAAAGTGCCTTTTTTTACCTTCTTTGCTcacaatataaaacatttgttaCTTTAAAATGGCTGCATGCACATATTGCTCTaagtgaggaggaaaaaagtaattgattttgttaaattattttgttattgcaTGTCAAGCTTGTTGATTTTGCGAAAGTTTAATTTGCTTCTGGTGTAAACACTATAATAGGTCCATCTCTCTATGATAAAGTGAGCACCATGATGTATGTTACACACATGATTTGTTTTCAATAGAAACTCTTGAGCTGACTCAGCATAAATAAACCTAACCTGACATTCCAaagagaaaagtaaataaatgcatCAACATGCACAGGACTCTTTATCCACCCACTTTTGGTTTGGTGTGGCTTTCACAACAGATGGTAGAGGAAGTAATGGCCTCTTGTGTGACACTTGTTTATCACATGCATGTACCACatgtatataaaaatgtttattctaTCAGTTGAGCTGAGCGGAAGTTGTATGAGTAATAATAACAGTGTAATTAATCATAAACAATGCATTctataattgtattttttctaTTTAGGTTGAATATTGTTGtatattggatttttttcccattttaattttttactgatctgtttttctgaggaaaatTAGCATTTGCATTTGGTTTTGACAAAGTAACAAGCctttaaagaaagaaattaaaagttaCAATTCTTCGAGTTTATTTGAGTCAATAATTTCATCTGAACCAATTGACATCTGGCTTCTTAAGCTCACAAAACATTGTGAATACAAAAGATTTCCTTAAATACAGTCTGATGTTGCATTATTTCCTAAATTCAAgtttcaaaatataattttactactatacacaaacacattacaacacaaattaaaaaaaaccaacaacaacacaaggaCCAACACAGTATTTTCAGGACAAGACATCATATACTATGACATAATGAAATTTTAAGCACATTATGGGTTTGTACTGAAGTTAAGAGTCGTAAAAGTAATGCAGATTAGAACTGGAATTTGAAGGCAGAGAAATCCATTCAGTAACACAAGATCTCAACAAATAGATGGAGTGGAGTATTTTGGAATCAAATCCATCACACATATGCAACACAAGTGCATATAGTGATAGTTCACACATAAACACGTCATTGAAAGCCCGAGATGGTTTCCATGGCAAGCAATTATTGTGAAAGAACTTACAGCATTGACAGCTTATAAGAAAGCCTCTTAAAATATGAGCTGTCCTCTGCCAACAAAAGTAACAATGTCAGagaacaaaaagtcaaaaagggGGCCTGCTGaggttggtttaaaaaaacaaaaaacaaaaccacccACCAGCACTCACTCCCCCTTGCTAGGGAATATACAATAGATCTTTGCTTTCAGCCTAAACTCAAACTATACCCCCTAACTGTCTGGTTAGtagatgttttcatgtttagtGCTTGAGCCCATGGtgaagaggggggaggggccTGCGAGTCTCTGAGTCTGTCCGTCTCCTCTGGTCTTACGAGCTCAGGAGGACATGGCTTAATCGTGTTTGCCCTTCCCTTTAGGCGTGCCTTCGTTCCAAgccacataaacaaacaaagccaaaacCACATGCACAGCGAGCACAGCAACAATGGCTGCATAGAAGTAACTGTCAGAGCTCGACATCTTCATTGACCCTGCGAAAAGGAGATGAAGGAGCAAAGGTAAAGAAAGCAAAATCACTTggacaatgtttttgttattaaacCAGTTTCTTACTGATGTTCTGTCAATGGACTATCAGAACGTTCAGTTAATAGTTGCAGTTCCTCTGTTCAATAATATACAATACTGAGGTTGAAtgtcttgatttttttatgCTATGAAGACAGTATCATCTTTCCATCATTCACTTACTATTTGAGCCCGACCCCAAATAACTGCCAGTACTTTTAGctctttttttgtcaaaaaatgtaatgttgGACAATATGCTGTTATTTCATAAAAGGTTTTAGCTATTATCAACACCTGTCATCGGACAGAGTAACTCAGCAAGAAACTGATTCATTGTTGAAGCCTTTTGAAGCTAAAACACAATGAAGATATGCAGATTTGATCAGTTTCATATCTTTGTAAGCTGAATAACTTTGGCTTTTGAATTGCTGCTTGGACAAAGACGCTCAACAAGCTTTCTGGGAAAATATGCCATCAGTGTCTGAGGAATTCTATATAAATACACAAGTTGTCACATGCTCATCATCACAAAAAATGTAACCATGATTTCCATAGCTCCAAGCCATATCCTCATTTTGTAGCTGTATGATATAAATGAGTGTGTTGGGCTGCAGAATCCTGCATCATTGAGGCTGGGTTTGAGAAAAAGGGCTTTCTTTGATcgcagacaaagacaaaacataCATGTGCATGAGAGGGTTGGTCTGTGTTAGCATCACCATTAAATCATCACTGAAACTTAATACACCTCAAAGGGTCCGTCTGGCGCTGCAGTGCTGGCAAAATCATCGTATTGTTATAAACCTCACCTTCAAAGATGTACGCCTTTGATGCAAAGTAAAGTCCTATGGGAAGCGTTACCATCAGAATAGTGAAGAACAGCAGTGTCTTCAGGGCTGAAACCAGGGAGCTTTCATTCCTGCAGGGGTACAAGTTCATGAGTCAGCCAAGAGGAATCAAGATACGTTATTAGTATAGAAATATGCACATACTTACTTAGATATAAAACAGATAGACTATAAATATACCATGAATAATAAAGTATGaagcaaaagataaaaatctgaGTCAATAGGCCAATGAGGAAGTAAAGATTAAGAGGCAGTATATATAGTGAAGTATATACAGATAAGAATGAACATAAAGAGGACtgcacatttattattcatttacagACATCAACCGGACTGTTGAGGAGTGACTGGACTCCTACAGCCATGTCATGCCCCTTTGTCGATGATGTTGCCACAATAAATacgcttttgttttgttttctgtgtgtgtttcttcccGTCCCTGCACAGATAGAGAGCGACGATAGGCTAACGCAGGCTAAAGCTAGCTGCTGGTTTTCAGTAACTGTGAGCTGTCTCACCCTCGATAATAAACCGGAGGGTCCGCTGCAGCGTCCGGGGATGTTCTGACGGCTCCGTCCATG is a window of Echeneis naucrates chromosome 10, fEcheNa1.1, whole genome shotgun sequence DNA encoding:
- the vma21 gene encoding vacuolar ATPase assembly integral membrane protein vma21 — translated: MDGAVRTSPDAAADPPVYYRGNESSLVSALKTLLFFTILMVTLPIGLYFASKAYIFEGSMKMSSSDSYFYAAIVAVLAVHVVLALFVYVAWNEGTPKGKGKHD